A stretch of Candidatus Sulfotelmatobacter sp. DNA encodes these proteins:
- the ppdK gene encoding pyruvate, phosphate dikinase gives MESTEKISVVRTRRYNDFPRMPTQEGKRVSEAVLAPPSTPAAPKRIWFFEEGSGEMKDLLGGKGAGLAEMTRAGLPVPPGFTISTETCLDFYRAGRRFPDGLREAVRASMRELEARTGKQFGRSDNPLLVSVRSGARVSMPGMMDTILNLGLNDETVIALAKLTGNDRFAADAYRRFMAMFGTIVLGIPKEEFDQVVEEAKHKAGVATDPELDACKWKEVIAQYREIVRDHTHQPFPQDVYEQLELAIQAVFDSWNSKRAIDYRRFNKISDDWGTAVSVVSMVFGNLGEDSGTGVAFTRDPNTGEKHLFGEYLRNAQGEDVVAGIRTPMTIDDLRTQLPDVYAQFVTIAGQLEMHYRDVQDLEFTVERGKLWMLQTRSAKRSAEAAVKIALDLVSEGLLTKDEALRRVDAASLDQLFHARIDPSQKYEVAGTGLNASPGAATGQVVFDADLAAERGKAGDAVILVRVETAPDDVHGMIAARGVLTSRGGATSHAAVVARGMGKPCVAGFDALVVDRRAKTARIGRHELRENDWITIDGTTGQVVIGKLELIPPPSQLPDWLATFLGWADARKRLGVWANADTPEDARKARELGATGIGLCRTEHMFMQPDRLPVVQRMIIADTPDARAEALTTLLPFQRDDFAGILEAMAGYTVTIRLLDPPLHEFLPSLEQLLVETTELRINKGEDDPAYREKTKVLARVRALHEQNPMLGLRVCRLGILYPEIYAMQVRAIFEAACALRKRGVDARPDVMIPGVGTVEEMRVTADAARDVADAVIAEQGVAVPYHIGTMVELPRACIVADELASIAEFFSFGTNDLTQTTYGYSRDDAEASFIPRYLELKILKDDPFQVLDRVGVGSLMRTGVEKGRGERPGLKIGICGEHGGEPSSVAFCDELGLDYVSCSPYRVPIARLAAAQSAAGSAPHD, from the coding sequence ATGGAAAGCACGGAGAAGATTTCCGTCGTGCGCACGCGGCGGTACAACGATTTTCCACGCATGCCTACCCAGGAAGGGAAGAGAGTGTCCGAGGCGGTTCTCGCCCCACCCAGTACCCCGGCCGCACCCAAGCGTATTTGGTTCTTCGAGGAAGGCTCCGGCGAGATGAAGGACCTGCTGGGCGGCAAGGGGGCCGGCCTGGCGGAGATGACCCGCGCCGGGCTGCCGGTGCCGCCCGGCTTCACCATCTCGACCGAGACGTGCCTGGACTTCTACCGCGCCGGCCGCCGCTTTCCGGACGGCTTGCGCGAGGCCGTGCGGGCGTCGATGCGCGAGCTCGAAGCGCGGACCGGCAAACAGTTCGGGCGCTCCGACAACCCGCTGCTGGTCTCCGTCCGCAGCGGCGCGCGCGTCTCGATGCCGGGGATGATGGACACCATCCTCAACCTGGGTCTCAACGACGAGACCGTGATCGCGCTGGCGAAGCTGACCGGGAACGACCGCTTCGCCGCCGACGCCTACCGCCGGTTCATGGCGATGTTCGGCACCATCGTGCTCGGCATCCCGAAAGAAGAGTTCGATCAGGTCGTCGAGGAGGCGAAGCACAAAGCCGGCGTCGCGACCGATCCCGAGCTCGACGCGTGCAAGTGGAAGGAAGTGATCGCGCAGTACCGCGAGATCGTGCGCGACCACACGCACCAGCCGTTTCCGCAGGACGTCTACGAACAGCTCGAGCTGGCGATCCAAGCCGTCTTCGACTCGTGGAACTCCAAGCGCGCGATCGACTACCGCCGTTTCAACAAGATCTCCGACGACTGGGGCACCGCCGTCAGCGTCGTCTCGATGGTGTTCGGCAACCTGGGCGAGGACTCGGGGACCGGCGTCGCGTTCACCCGCGACCCCAACACCGGCGAGAAGCACCTGTTCGGCGAGTACCTGCGCAACGCGCAGGGTGAAGACGTCGTCGCGGGCATCCGCACGCCGATGACGATCGACGATCTGCGCACGCAGCTGCCCGACGTCTACGCGCAGTTCGTCACCATCGCCGGCCAGCTCGAGATGCACTACCGCGACGTGCAGGATCTCGAGTTCACCGTCGAGCGCGGTAAGCTCTGGATGCTGCAGACGCGCAGCGCCAAGCGCAGCGCCGAAGCGGCGGTCAAGATCGCGCTCGATCTGGTGAGCGAAGGGCTGCTCACCAAGGACGAGGCGTTACGGCGCGTCGACGCGGCCTCGCTCGACCAGCTGTTCCACGCGCGCATCGATCCCAGTCAGAAGTACGAAGTCGCCGGCACCGGCCTCAACGCCTCGCCGGGCGCGGCGACCGGTCAGGTCGTCTTCGACGCCGACCTCGCGGCCGAGCGCGGCAAGGCCGGCGACGCGGTGATCCTGGTGCGCGTCGAGACGGCGCCCGACGACGTGCACGGCATGATCGCCGCGCGCGGCGTCCTGACCTCGCGCGGCGGCGCGACTTCGCACGCGGCCGTCGTCGCGCGCGGGATGGGCAAGCCGTGCGTCGCCGGCTTCGACGCGCTGGTCGTCGACCGGCGCGCCAAGACCGCGCGCATCGGCCGCCACGAGCTGCGCGAGAACGATTGGATCACGATCGACGGTACGACCGGCCAGGTCGTCATCGGCAAGCTCGAGCTGATCCCGCCGCCCTCGCAGCTCCCCGACTGGCTGGCGACGTTCTTGGGCTGGGCCGACGCGCGGAAGCGGCTGGGCGTGTGGGCCAACGCCGACACCCCCGAGGACGCGCGCAAGGCGCGCGAGCTGGGTGCGACCGGGATCGGCTTGTGCCGCACCGAGCACATGTTCATGCAGCCCGACCGGCTGCCGGTCGTGCAGCGCATGATCATCGCCGACACGCCGGACGCGCGCGCGGAAGCGCTGACGACGCTCTTGCCGTTCCAGCGCGACGACTTCGCCGGGATCCTCGAAGCGATGGCCGGCTATACGGTCACGATCCGGCTGCTCGACCCGCCGCTGCACGAGTTTCTGCCCTCGCTCGAGCAGCTGCTCGTCGAGACGACGGAGCTGCGCATCAACAAGGGCGAAGACGATCCGGCGTACCGCGAGAAGACGAAGGTGCTCGCGCGCGTGCGTGCGCTGCACGAGCAGAACCCCATGCTGGGCCTGCGCGTCTGCCGGCTGGGCATCCTGTATCCGGAGATCTACGCGATGCAGGTGCGCGCGATCTTCGAGGCCGCCTGCGCGCTGCGCAAACGCGGCGTCGACGCCCGGCCCGACGTCATGATCCCCGGCGTCGGCACGGTCGAGGAGATGCGGGTCACCGCCGACGCGGCGCGCGACGTGGCCGACGCGGTCATCGCCGAGCAGGGCGTCGCGGTGCCGTACCACATCGGCACGATGGTCGAGCTGCCGCGCGCGTGCATCGTCGCCGACGAGCTGGCGTCGATCGCCGAGTTCTTCTCGTTCGGCACCAACGACCTGACCCAGACGACCTACGGCTACAGCCGCGACGACGCCGAGGCCAGCTTCATCCCGCGTTACCTCGAGCTCAAGATCCTCAAGGACGATCCGTTCCAGGTGCTCGACCGGGTCGGCGTCGGCAGCTTGATGCGCACCGGCGTCGAGAAGGGACGCGGCGAGCGGCCGGGGCTCAAGATCGGGATCTGCGGCGAGCACGGTGGTGAGCCGTCGTCGGTCGCGTTCTGCGACGAGCTCGGGCTCGATTACGTCTCCTGCTCGCCCTACCGGGTCCCGATCGCGCGGCTCGCCGCCGCGCAATCGGCGGCCGGCAGCGCTCCGCACGACTGA
- a CDS encoding efflux RND transporter periplasmic adaptor subunit, with the protein MTALVLAVLVAGCNRGGAGRRGLRGQASPNPIPTTAARETTVRATSTISGVVAPLLNVAITSSLSEPTDVVNVNEGDRIHTGEVLAVLDTADLQAQLAQAQATVVADQRTAESDDAKVAQTRYTATLNIGQGGNSVQSARAAVAQAQQNLTNDQANLARDRLLIANGYIAQQALEQQQTQVLNDQAALRNAQAALQSAILNQNVNGTANQGLQASNVASAVADARAAHAAVAQAQATVRQYQAEISRATIVSPIDGVVINRNLNPGEYPGSRTIFTLQRLDQVYAMLNASSSDTFAIPVGAPVSLVVAGTNSTTYTGKVVAVLGQVTPGSTNFTVKVLVTNADGRLQSGLPVTATASLPPVSGVGIPTTAFLDDTHTTIMIAQDNVVDVVAKTVHVRELGSDGTTSIVSGVKAGQQVVSNGQLGLSDGQSLAEE; encoded by the coding sequence GTGACCGCGCTCGTCCTCGCCGTGCTGGTGGCGGGCTGCAACCGCGGCGGCGCCGGCCGGCGCGGGCTGCGCGGCCAGGCCTCGCCGAATCCGATCCCGACGACCGCGGCGCGTGAAACGACCGTCCGGGCCACCTCGACGATCTCCGGCGTGGTCGCACCGCTGCTCAACGTCGCGATCACGAGCTCGCTCTCCGAACCGACCGACGTCGTCAACGTCAACGAGGGCGACCGGATCCACACCGGTGAGGTGCTGGCCGTGCTCGACACCGCCGACCTGCAAGCGCAGTTGGCGCAAGCGCAGGCGACGGTCGTCGCCGACCAGCGCACGGCGGAATCGGACGACGCCAAGGTCGCGCAGACGCGTTACACCGCGACGCTGAACATCGGTCAGGGCGGCAACTCGGTGCAGTCGGCGCGCGCGGCCGTCGCGCAGGCGCAGCAGAACCTCACCAACGATCAGGCCAACTTGGCCCGCGACCGGCTGCTGATCGCCAACGGCTACATCGCGCAGCAGGCGCTCGAGCAGCAGCAGACGCAGGTGCTCAACGACCAGGCCGCGCTGCGCAACGCGCAGGCCGCGCTGCAGTCGGCGATCTTGAACCAGAACGTCAACGGCACCGCGAACCAAGGCCTGCAGGCCTCGAACGTCGCCTCGGCGGTCGCCGACGCGCGCGCGGCGCACGCCGCCGTCGCGCAGGCGCAGGCCACGGTGCGGCAGTACCAGGCCGAGATCTCGCGCGCGACGATCGTCTCGCCGATCGACGGCGTGGTGATCAACCGCAACCTCAACCCGGGTGAGTACCCGGGCTCGCGCACGATCTTCACCCTGCAGCGGCTCGACCAGGTCTACGCGATGCTGAACGCGTCGAGCTCCGATACGTTCGCGATCCCGGTTGGCGCGCCGGTCTCGCTCGTCGTCGCCGGCACCAACTCGACCACCTACACCGGCAAGGTCGTCGCGGTGCTGGGCCAGGTCACGCCGGGTTCGACGAACTTCACCGTCAAGGTGCTGGTCACCAACGCCGACGGCAGGCTGCAATCCGGCCTGCCGGTGACGGCGACCGCGTCGCTGCCGCCCGTCAGCGGCGTCGGCATTCCGACCACCGCGTTCCTCGACGACACCCACACCACGATCATGATCGCGCAGGACAACGTCGTCGACGTGGTCGCCAAGACGGTGCACGTGCGCGAGCTCGGCTCCGACGGCACGACCTCGATCGTCAGCGGGGTCAAGGCGGGTCAGCAGGTCGTCAGCAACGGGCAGCTCGGGCTCTCCGACGGGCAGTCCCTCGCCGAGGAGTGA
- a CDS encoding efflux RND transporter permease subunit has product MQRVTQLFVNRPPLVFVLVALIALVGSFSLATLVQQQFPNIDFPTVTVSVAYPGASPSELRDSVVIPVEDAIAGAPDLDHLNTSIQQNQATISATFTLESNQTTDLTEVQDRIQTAKSALPQDLPAPTVRTFDPAQINVVTIAVTSRSLNLPQLSGVVTNEIVPALEQVDGISNVSANGTVTPALEVDVDPNKLSAWGFTTTDVVSSIQANNVRAPGGIAYLGNRETTIDVRGDIQTVPSIENLLLAGSTAVLQGATSPSGAVNQKYSNLSGSTNQALSLSNAAASTAGATATPAPIGGGGQAGAGAAASGAGGSSSAGAPSSSTSATTSAGSGSALVTTTNLPSSDSSLSATTSQTVSAASNAAGTASSNAAASGAAANTNAGASAGGVSTPLPAVVVPPIAVATGPPAAQIAPSSSVTAPPTTAPSAVTPPTTSNVAPPAMTGESGAGIPALATGSGGASSGLASDATNPYSQSALLPRIGDVANVDDSYEPKRVASYVDAKPAITLQAQKATGASEVTAAQNVVDALPAIEAQFPNVQFKVLNNEATYTQQQLVGVLKTLLQGIIFTGIAMVFFLRSWRNAVVVMIAIPTSLLVTLFVMRLVNFTIDTVSLLAMTLIIGILVDDSIVVLENIERHYEDGGEPPRVAAVLGRAEIGPAAIIITLVDVVVFLPIAFLPGQVGRFLAEFGLVVTIATLTSLAVSFTVTPSLAGNWSLLSTWKVPGFINAFTRGFERLRSFYAERILPAALRLSWVVFGSAIALTLGAIALIPLGFIGFEFIPAVDRGQIFCTIQFPTGTPLTTTDAAVRKLSARFLQLPDVDTITSTSGSAQAGFGGGVNLGSNGQIRVVLDLNRTHTTAQIAAMMNRIGHQEVPAARVFAVPATGTRGGNQQPIDVAVSATRGEPDAYAPKVLEALQDTPGAMNVNSSALQLSPQLDIVFNRDRARALDVQIGSAAQAVRAAFGGTLATQFDASDGTGTKYVQVLYPMADQYQMSTLTQLPVRALNGKIVHLSDFATLQNDPEEALLTRINRQTVIHIGANVQPGYTVSRVQRAFMERVAALHLPNTVSVAAAAGGQQQSTFQTVNGLGTSLILSLGLVYLLMVALYNAYRVPLVIMFAIPVASIGALGALALTGQTLNLFSLIGTVMLVGLVSKNGILLVDFAILKVEEGLDKVTAIKQSARERFRPILMTTLSMIAGMLPLALALDPTDAAKRSLGTVVIGGLSSSLVLTLVLVPVMYVWLAPGPPEKISLERLAADAHTHEQPVETT; this is encoded by the coding sequence ATGCAGCGCGTCACGCAGCTCTTCGTCAATCGGCCGCCGCTGGTGTTCGTGCTGGTGGCGCTGATCGCGCTCGTCGGCTCGTTCTCGCTGGCGACGCTGGTCCAGCAGCAGTTCCCGAACATCGACTTTCCGACCGTCACGGTCAGCGTCGCGTATCCGGGAGCCTCGCCGTCCGAGCTGCGTGACTCGGTCGTCATTCCGGTCGAGGACGCGATCGCCGGCGCGCCCGACCTCGACCACCTCAACACCTCGATCCAACAGAACCAAGCCACGATCTCGGCGACGTTCACGCTGGAGTCGAACCAGACCACCGACTTGACCGAGGTCCAGGACCGCATTCAGACCGCGAAGTCGGCGCTGCCGCAGGACCTGCCCGCGCCGACGGTGCGCACCTTCGATCCGGCGCAGATCAACGTCGTCACCATCGCGGTCACCTCGCGTTCGCTCAACCTGCCGCAGCTCTCGGGCGTGGTGACCAACGAGATCGTCCCGGCGCTCGAACAGGTCGACGGCATCTCGAACGTCAGCGCCAACGGAACGGTCACGCCGGCGCTCGAGGTCGACGTCGATCCGAACAAGCTCAGTGCGTGGGGCTTCACGACCACCGACGTCGTCAGCTCGATCCAAGCCAACAACGTGCGCGCGCCGGGCGGCATCGCGTATTTGGGCAACCGCGAGACCACGATCGACGTGCGCGGCGACATCCAAACCGTGCCGTCGATCGAGAACCTGCTGCTGGCCGGCTCGACCGCCGTGCTGCAAGGCGCGACCTCGCCCTCGGGTGCCGTCAACCAGAAGTACTCGAATCTGAGCGGCAGCACGAACCAGGCGCTCTCGCTCTCGAACGCCGCCGCCTCGACCGCCGGCGCGACCGCGACCCCCGCGCCGATCGGCGGTGGCGGCCAGGCCGGCGCGGGCGCTGCCGCGTCGGGCGCCGGGGGCTCGTCGAGCGCCGGCGCGCCGAGCAGCTCGACCAGCGCGACGACCAGCGCCGGCAGCGGCTCCGCGCTGGTGACGACCACCAATCTCCCGAGCAGCGACTCGTCGCTGAGCGCCACGACCTCGCAGACCGTCTCGGCCGCCAGCAACGCGGCCGGCACCGCGTCGTCGAACGCGGCCGCCAGCGGCGCCGCGGCGAACACCAACGCCGGCGCGAGCGCCGGCGGCGTGTCCACGCCGCTGCCGGCCGTCGTCGTCCCGCCGATCGCGGTCGCGACCGGGCCGCCGGCCGCACAGATCGCGCCGTCGTCGAGCGTGACGGCGCCGCCGACCACCGCGCCCAGCGCCGTGACGCCGCCGACGACCAGCAACGTCGCGCCGCCGGCGATGACCGGTGAGAGCGGCGCGGGGATCCCGGCGCTGGCGACCGGCAGCGGCGGCGCGTCCTCCGGGCTCGCCTCCGACGCGACCAACCCGTACTCGCAATCGGCCCTGTTGCCGCGCATCGGCGACGTCGCGAACGTCGACGACAGCTACGAGCCCAAGCGCGTCGCCTCGTACGTCGACGCCAAGCCCGCGATCACGCTGCAGGCGCAGAAGGCCACCGGCGCCAGCGAGGTGACGGCGGCGCAGAACGTCGTCGACGCGCTCCCCGCCATCGAAGCCCAGTTCCCGAACGTGCAGTTCAAGGTCCTCAACAACGAGGCGACCTACACCCAGCAGCAGCTGGTCGGCGTGCTCAAGACGCTGCTGCAAGGGATCATCTTCACCGGCATCGCGATGGTGTTCTTCCTGCGCTCGTGGCGCAACGCCGTGGTCGTGATGATCGCGATCCCGACCTCGCTGCTGGTCACGCTGTTCGTGATGCGGCTGGTGAACTTCACCATCGACACCGTCTCGCTGTTGGCGATGACGCTGATCATCGGGATTCTCGTCGACGACTCGATCGTCGTGCTGGAAAACATCGAGCGCCACTACGAGGACGGCGGCGAACCGCCGCGCGTCGCCGCGGTGTTGGGCCGCGCCGAGATCGGTCCGGCGGCCATCATCATCACCTTGGTCGACGTCGTCGTGTTCTTGCCGATCGCGTTCCTGCCGGGACAGGTCGGGCGGTTCCTGGCCGAGTTCGGTTTGGTCGTCACCATCGCGACCTTGACCTCGCTGGCCGTCTCGTTCACGGTGACGCCGTCGCTGGCCGGTAACTGGTCGCTGCTCTCGACCTGGAAGGTTCCCGGCTTCATCAACGCCTTCACCCGCGGCTTCGAGCGGCTGCGCTCGTTCTATGCCGAGCGCATCCTGCCGGCGGCGCTGCGCCTCTCGTGGGTCGTGTTCGGCAGCGCGATCGCCTTGACGCTGGGCGCGATCGCGCTGATCCCGCTCGGGTTCATCGGCTTCGAGTTCATCCCGGCGGTCGACCGCGGCCAAATCTTCTGCACGATCCAATTTCCGACCGGAACGCCGCTGACGACGACCGACGCCGCGGTCCGCAAGCTTTCGGCGCGCTTCCTGCAGCTGCCGGACGTCGATACGATCACCTCGACCTCGGGCAGCGCGCAGGCCGGCTTCGGCGGCGGCGTCAACTTGGGCTCGAACGGGCAGATCCGCGTCGTCCTCGACCTCAACCGCACGCATACGACCGCGCAGATCGCCGCGATGATGAACCGCATCGGCCACCAGGAGGTGCCGGCCGCGCGCGTCTTCGCGGTGCCGGCGACGGGGACGCGCGGCGGCAACCAGCAGCCGATCGACGTCGCCGTCAGCGCGACGCGCGGCGAGCCGGACGCCTACGCGCCGAAAGTGCTGGAAGCGTTGCAGGACACGCCGGGCGCGATGAACGTCAACAGCTCCGCGCTCCAGCTCTCGCCGCAGCTCGACATCGTCTTCAACCGCGACCGGGCGCGGGCGCTCGACGTGCAGATCGGGTCGGCGGCGCAGGCTGTGCGCGCGGCCTTCGGCGGCACGCTGGCGACCCAGTTCGACGCCAGCGACGGCACCGGAACGAAGTACGTCCAGGTGCTCTACCCGATGGCCGATCAGTACCAGATGTCGACGCTCACCCAGCTGCCCGTGCGCGCGCTCAACGGCAAGATCGTGCACCTGAGCGATTTCGCGACGCTGCAGAACGATCCCGAAGAGGCGCTGCTGACCCGCATCAACCGCCAGACCGTCATCCACATCGGCGCCAACGTGCAGCCGGGCTACACGGTCTCGCGCGTGCAGCGCGCGTTCATGGAGCGCGTCGCGGCGCTGCACCTGCCGAACACGGTCAGCGTCGCCGCGGCCGCGGGCGGCCAGCAGCAGAGCACCTTCCAGACCGTCAACGGCCTGGGTACCTCGCTGATCCTCTCGCTGGGGCTCGTCTATCTGCTGATGGTCGCGCTCTACAACGCCTATCGCGTCCCGCTGGTCATCATGTTCGCGATCCCCGTCGCCTCGATCGGCGCGCTGGGAGCGCTGGCGCTGACGGGGCAGACGCTCAACCTGTTCTCGCTGATCGGCACGGTCATGCTGGTCGGGCTCGTCAGCAAGAACGGGATCCTGCTGGTCGACTTCGCGATCTTGAAAGTCGAGGAAGGGCTCGACAAGGTCACCGCGATCAAACAGTCGGCCCGCGAGCGTTTCCGGCCGATCCTGATGACGACGCTCTCGATGATCGCCGGCATGTTGCCGCTCGCGCTCGCGCTCGATCCGACCGACGCCGCGAAACGCTCGCTGGGGACGGTCGTGATCGGCGGCCTGAGCAGCTCGCTGGTGCTGACGCTGGTGCTGGTCCCGGTCATGTACGTCTGGCTCGCGCCCGGCCCACCTGAGAAGATCTCGCTCGAACGCCTGGCCGCCGACGCGCATACGCACGAGCAGCCCGTGGAGACCACCTAG
- a CDS encoding 2OG-Fe(II) oxygenase — protein MTVPPELAERGYAVLPRLLDAAACAALRGRFDDVAAFRKTVDMEPLGFGRGVYRYFAAPVPEPVAGLRARLYAALAPVANQWAEQLGEPGGYPATLPAFLERCAAAGQTRPTPLLLRYRAGDRNALHQDRYGEVAFPLQATVLLSPPTDFTGGEFVLVEQRPRRQSLAHVVPLGLGDAVVFPNAARPIRSARGWSRTQFRHGVGEVRDGERVTLGIIFHDAR, from the coding sequence ATGACCGTTCCACCCGAGCTCGCCGAGCGCGGCTACGCCGTCCTGCCCCGCCTTCTCGACGCGGCCGCGTGCGCGGCGCTGCGGGGGCGCTTCGACGACGTGGCGGCGTTCCGCAAGACCGTCGACATGGAGCCGCTCGGTTTCGGGCGCGGCGTTTACCGTTATTTCGCGGCACCCGTACCCGAGCCGGTCGCCGGCCTGCGCGCCCGGCTCTACGCCGCGCTCGCGCCGGTCGCCAACCAGTGGGCCGAGCAGCTCGGTGAGCCCGGCGGCTACCCGGCGACGCTGCCGGCGTTCTTGGAGCGCTGCGCCGCCGCCGGCCAGACGCGGCCGACGCCGTTGCTGCTGCGCTATCGCGCCGGCGACCGCAACGCGCTGCACCAGGACCGCTACGGCGAGGTCGCGTTCCCGCTGCAGGCGACGGTGCTGCTCAGCCCACCGACCGACTTCACCGGCGGCGAGTTCGTGCTGGTCGAGCAGCGCCCGCGCCGGCAGAGCCTCGCGCACGTCGTCCCGCTGGGGCTGGGCGACGCCGTCGTCTTCCCCAACGCCGCTCGCCCGATCCGCAGCGCGCGCGGCTGGTCGCGGACGCAGTTCCGCCACGGTGTCGGCGAGGTGCGCGACGGCGAACGCGTCACCCTGGGCATCATCTTTCACGACGCGCGCTGA
- a CDS encoding DUF1254 domain-containing protein — protein sequence MRRSLFLAGSAAALAATGGAAGAAPGDDLTEAAIRAYVFAYPLVLVALTERHQLTATAPNQFRHDRALATPANRFIVRPNVDTLYSSAFLDLRNGPVLLTIPASAGHFYVCEVMDAWTNVFADPGTRTGGGAAQQLVFARPGQHVALRGVRRVDAPTDACWIFNRIALHAGADLAAVHALQDGFTLRPLAGGNAAPGVSHAASDPVKLGDLVAAMSAQAFFSLAAARLVGNPPPSGDGAGLRDLAQLGIEPGGPVQMAALSPSAQAALQSAPAAALREITTLDVRSLPLTATFWLRSDPRTANFGADDLLRARVAAYGIAANLPADALYYATRSQGRRRLRFAPGALPPQRGFWSLTMYDTDGYLVPNALDRYALRDGDPLVADADGGLTLELGADPPADAARRANWLPAPAGPYTLLLRLYWPDPAALNGSWIPPALT from the coding sequence ATGCGACGCAGCCTCTTTCTCGCCGGCTCCGCGGCCGCGCTGGCCGCGACCGGCGGCGCGGCCGGGGCCGCTCCCGGCGACGACCTGACCGAGGCCGCGATCCGCGCCTACGTCTTCGCCTATCCGCTGGTGCTGGTCGCGCTGACCGAGCGGCATCAGCTCACCGCGACCGCGCCGAATCAATTCCGCCACGATCGCGCGCTCGCGACGCCGGCCAACCGGTTCATCGTGCGCCCCAACGTCGACACGCTGTACTCGAGCGCGTTCCTCGACTTGCGCAACGGACCGGTGCTGCTCACCATACCCGCCAGCGCCGGGCACTTCTACGTGTGCGAGGTGATGGACGCGTGGACGAACGTGTTCGCCGACCCCGGCACGCGCACCGGCGGCGGGGCCGCGCAGCAGCTCGTCTTCGCGCGACCCGGCCAGCACGTGGCGCTGCGCGGCGTGCGCCGCGTCGACGCGCCGACCGACGCGTGCTGGATCTTCAACCGGATCGCGCTGCACGCCGGGGCCGACCTCGCCGCCGTCCACGCGCTGCAAGACGGCTTCACGCTGCGGCCGCTGGCCGGCGGCAACGCCGCCCCCGGCGTCTCGCATGCGGCGAGCGATCCGGTCAAGCTCGGCGACCTGGTCGCGGCGATGAGCGCCCAAGCGTTCTTCTCGCTGGCCGCGGCGCGCCTGGTGGGAAATCCGCCGCCGTCCGGCGACGGTGCGGGCTTGCGCGACCTCGCGCAACTGGGGATCGAGCCCGGGGGGCCCGTGCAGATGGCCGCGCTCTCGCCGAGCGCGCAAGCGGCGCTGCAGTCCGCGCCGGCGGCGGCGCTGCGCGAGATCACGACGCTCGACGTGCGCTCGTTGCCGCTGACGGCGACGTTCTGGCTGCGCTCGGATCCGCGCACCGCGAACTTCGGTGCCGACGACCTGCTGCGCGCGCGGGTCGCCGCGTACGGCATCGCCGCGAACCTGCCGGCCGACGCGCTCTACTATGCGACGCGCTCGCAAGGCCGGCGCCGGCTGCGCTTCGCACCCGGCGCGCTGCCGCCCCAGCGCGGCTTCTGGTCGCTGACGATGTACGACACCGACGGCTACCTGGTGCCGAACGCGCTCGACCGGTACGCGCTGCGCGACGGCGATCCGTTGGTGGCGGACGCCGACGGCGGGCTGACGCTCGAGCTCGGTGCCGATCCGCCGGCCGACGCGGCTCGGCGCGCCAACTGGCTGCCGGCGCCCGCCGGGCCGTACACGCTGCTCTTGCGCCTCTATTGGCCCGATCCGGCGGCGCTGAACGGCAGCTGGATTCCGCCCGCGCTGACGTGA